One Sandaracinaceae bacterium genomic window, AGATCGGCGTCGGTCGGGTCGAGCTCGAGCGTGCGCTCGGTCAGCTCCACCGCCTCCTCGAGGCGCCCCTGAGAGAGCAGCTCCTGCGCGAGCATGGCGGGCTCGTCCCGCTTCGGGTCCGACCGGAAGCGCAGCACGCGGAGATCGAGGTGAAAGGGCGCCGCGGAAGAGGTCTGCGTCAGGTCCATGATCTCGTGCTGCCCAAACGGGCCGAAGAACGCAAAAAATCAGCGCTCCGGGCTGCTACCGTCAGTCGCCGTGGCCGGCGTGCGTCCAGCGCGGCATGGCGACGGCGACGAGGACGAAGATGGCGAAGGCCAAGAAGTCGAAGAGCGTGTTCTTCTGCACCGACTGCGGGGCGGACACGCCGCGGTGGCTGGGCAAGTGCCCCAGCTGCGGCGCGTGGAACACGCTGACCGAAGAGAAGGTGCGGCCCGCGCCCAAGGGCGCCTCGCGCGCCGTGCCCCGGGGCATCGCCCCGCGCAGCCCGGCCCAGCCGCTCTCGGACGTCCGTCCCGAGGACGCCGCACGCAGGTCGTGCGGCATCGGCGAGCTGGATCGGGTGCTCGGCGGCGGCGTCGTCGCGGGCAGCGCCATCCTGCTGGGCGGCGACCCGGGCATCGGCAAGTCCACGCTGCTCATGCAGGCCCTGACCGGGCTGGCCACGGAGGACGGGCCGGCGCTCTACATCAGCGGTGAGGAGTCGGCGGCGCAGATCGCGCTGCGCGCGCGGCGGCTCGCGGTGGACACGCGGCATGTGCTCGTCCAGGCGACCACGGATCTCGAGGAGGTCGAGGACTCCATCGCCAAGGAGAAGCCCGGCGTGGTCGTCATCGACTCGGTGCAGACGCTCCGGAGCGGCTCGCTCGAGTCGGTGGCGGGCAGCGTCTCGCAGATCCGCGAGGTGGCGAGCCGGCTCATCGAGATCGCCAAGCGCGAGGGCACGACGCTCTTCCTCATCGGCCACGTGACCAAGGAGGGCATGCTCGCGGGGCCCAAGGTGCTCGAGCATCTGGTCGACACGGTGCTCGCGTTCGAGGGCGACACCAGCGGCGCGTTCCGGCTGGTCCGGGCCAACAAGAACCGCTTCGGCGCGGCGCACGAGGTGGGCGTCTTCGAGATGGTGCAGGACGGGCTGCGCGAGGTCCCGGACCCGAGCGCCCTCTTCCTCGCGGAGCGGCCGGAGCGGGCGGCGGGCTCGGTCGTCGTGCCCACGGCGGAGGGCTCGCGCCCGCTGCTGGTGGAGCTGCAGGCGCTGCTCGCGAGCGCGGTCTACGGCAGCGCGCGCCGGGTGGTCAGCGGGGTGGACTCGAGCCGCGTCGCCATCCTGCTCGCGGTGCTCGACAAGAAGGCGGGCATTCACGCGCTCGATCAGGACGTGTTCGTCAGCGTCACGGGCGGGGCGCGCATCGACGAGCGCGCGGCGGAGCTGCCGCTGGCCCTCGCGATGGTCTCGAGCCTGCGGGAGCGGGCTCTGCCCCAGGAGCTGGTCGCGTTCGGTGAGGTGGGGCTCGCGGGCGAGGTCCGCGCCGTGCCGCGCGCCGGGCAGCGGCTCCAGGAGGCGAAGAAGCTCGGCTTCACCCGCGCCATCCTCCCGGCGGGCAACCTCGACCGGCTCAACGGCGACGCCCCGAAGGGCATGAAGCTCATCGGCGTGCGCACCCTGGCCGAGGCGCTCGAACGCGCCTTCTGAGAGCGCGGTCAGCCGCTGGGTGGGCCGGACGCGGCGCGCGCGCGGCGGAGCGCGGCCAGGCCCTCGAAGAGCATCCAGACCGCCAGCGCCAGCATGAGGATGGCCAGGCCGGCGAGGGGAGCGTTGCCCTGAGCGAGGAAGTCGCGGAGCTTGGCCACGAGCGCGAGCAGGGCCACCGCGGTCACGAAGATCATCGGGATCACGAGCGGGAGCACCGGGCGCTTCCGGGCCGCGAAGTAGAGCGCGAGCACCATCAAGGTCAGCGCGGCGAGGAGCTGGTTGCTCGCGCCGAAGATGGGCCAGAGCACCCAGCCCGCCTGGCGGGTCTGCCCGGAGCCGGGATCGGTCACGTCCACGAAGGCGAGCGCGGCGGCGGGGAGGACGGCGAGCGCGGTGGCGATGTAGGGGTTCTCGAGGGGGCGCAGCTTCAGCGCCGCGCCGAGCTCCCCGAGGATGAGGCGCTGGATGCGGGTGGCGGTGTCGAGCGTGGTGGCGGCGAAGGAGATCACCAGGACGGCCATCAGCGTGCGGGCGAGGCCGGTCGGCAGCCCCAGCGCCTCGAGGAACGCGCCGCCGCCGAGCACGAACGCCGCCGCCTTGTTCGCGCCCGCGTGCGCCCAGCTGTCGTAGTAGACGGCCCAGCTGAGGTCGGTCACCTCGCCCTGTCCCGGCAGCGCGCAAGCGGTGACCATGCCGACGCCGGCCACCGCGGCCATCGTGGAGGCGAGGGCGAGGGTGCCTTCCCCGATCATGCCGCCGAAGCCGACGTAGCGGGCGTGGCCGAGCTTCGAGAGCTGCTTGCTCGAGGTGCCGCTCGCGACGAGGCCGTGGAAGCCGCTGATCGCGCCGCACGCGATGGTCACGAAGAGGAGCGGGAAGAGCGGCGGGGTGCTCTCGTCGAACACGCGGACGGCGGGCGCGTCGAAGTGGGGGTGAGCCACGAACAGGCCGCCGAAGAGGAGCGCGAGGCCGACGAAGAGCTGATGGCTGTTGATGTAGTCGCGGGGCTGGAGCAGCAGCCACACCGGCAGCAGGCTCGCGACGGCCGAGTACGCGAAGAGGGCCACGATCCAGGTCCGCTCCGCCCCCTGCCGCGACAGCCCGAGGTCCTGGAGATCGAGCGGGAAGAGCGTGCCGAGCCAGACGAAGAGGTAGAGGAGCGCCAGCGCGATCAGCGACGGCACGAGCGCCTTCATCTTCTTGCGGTAGAGCAGCCAGCCGATGGCCACCGCGATGACGATCTCGATGTTGATGGGCAAGACCGCGGCGGGCTGCGAGACGAAGAGGCCGGCGATGGCCATCGCGAAGACGGCGAGCACGAGCCAGACGAGCACCAGCACGAAGCAGAGGAACATCAGCCGGGCGCGGCCGCTGATCACCCCGCCCGCGATGTCGCCAATGGAGCGCCCTTTCTCGCGCACGCTGGCCACGAGCGCGCCGAAGTCGTGCACCGCGCCCATGAACAAGGTGCCGAGCACCACCCAGAGGAGCGCGGGGAGCCAGCCCCAGTAGGCGGCGACGCACGGGCCGATGATCGGCGCCGCGCCCGCGATGGACGTGAAGTGGTGCCCGAAGAGGATGTGCTTGTCGGTCGGGACGAAGTCGCGCCCGTCCTCGAGCGCGTGGGCCGGGGTCTCGATGTCCTCGTCGATCTGGTAGATGCGGCGGCCGATCCACCTCGCGTAGAAGCGGTAGCCGAGCGCGAAGCAGGCGAGCACCGCCAGGGTGGCGAGGGCCGCCATGGCTCAGCGCAAGAGCGCCTCGGCGGCCTCGGCCAGGCGCGTCCGGCGGGTGCGCTCCGCCGTCACGATGGCGGCCACCGTGTCCTTGGCGCGCTCGAGGTCGTCGTTCATCACCAGGTAGTCGAAGAAGGCGTAGTGCTCGATCTCGTCACGCGCCTTGTCGAGCCGACGCGCGATCACCGCGTCGGCGTCGGTGCCGCGGCCGCGGAGCCGGCGCTCCAGCTCGGCCATGGAGGGCGGCAGGATGAACACCCCGATCGCGCTCGGGAGCCGGGCCTTGATCTGCCGCGCGCCCTGCACGTCGATGTCGAAGATGATCCCCGTCTTGCCCTCGCGCCTGGCCCGCTCGAGCTCGTCCAGGCTGGTGCCGTAGAGGTTCTGGTGCACCACCGCGTGCTCCGCGAAGCGCCCCTCCTCGCGCATCGACTCGAACACCGCGCGCTCCACGAAGTGGTAGTGCGTCCCGTCTTGCTCGCCCTGACGAGGGGCGCGCGTGGTGTGCGAGACCGAGAACATCACGTCGTCGAACGTCGCCAGCAGGTGGCGGGTGAGGGTGCTCTTGCCGGCGCCCGAGGGCGAGCAGAGCATCAAGAGGAGCGGCTCTTCCATCGCAGACACTCTTCCATCGAGAACACAGGCCTCGAAGCTACTACAGAATGTTTTGGGCCTGCTCGCGCATGCGGCTGACGGCGGCCTTCATCTCGACCACCGACTGCGCGAGGGCCGCGTCGGCGCTCTTGCTGCCGATCGTGTTGGTCTCGCGGGTCATCTCCTGGAGGAGGAAGTCGAGGCGCTTGCCCGCCGTCTCGTCCTCCCCGCGCAGGAGCGCGCGCATCTGCGCCGCGTGGCTGCTCAGGCGCGCGATCTCCTCGGCGATGTCCGCGCGGTCGGCGAAGAGCGCGACCTCGTGCTCGAGCCGGCCCGGGTCGAGGGACACGTCGCCGTCCTCGAGGAGGCGCTCGATGCGGCCCCGCAGGCGCTGTCGGTAGCCGTCCACCATCTCGGGGACGCGGGCCTGCACGCTCGCGAGCTGCGCGAGGAGCGCGTCGAGGTGTCCCGAGAGATCGGCGGCGAGCGCCTCGCCCTCGCGGCCGCGCATCGTCCAGACCTCTTCGCAGGCGGCGTCGGTGGCGAGGGCCAGCGCCTCGCTCGCCGCCTCGTGGTCCTTCTCGCCCGACGCGCTGAAGAGATCCGGCACGCAGCTCAGCAGCGACAGCGGCACCGGCTCGCCCGGCCGCAGCTCGTCGCGCAGCGCGCTCAGCTGTCCGAAGGCCGCCCGCGCCCGGTCCACGTCCAGCGCGGGGGGGCCACACACGTCGCCCTGAAGCCTCGCCTGCACCTCGACGCGCCCGCGGCGGAGCGACCTGCGCACGCGCTCCTCGACCGCGCCCCCGTGCTCCGCGACGTCGGTCGGGAGCTTGACGCGTACATCGAGGTATCGATGGTTGACGGCCCGGATCTCGACGAGCACGCGGCCCTGGCCCAGCGGAGCCTCCCCGACGCCGTGGCCGGTCATGCTCCGGATGCCGCCTGCCTCCTTGGGGGCCGTCGAGGCGTCGCTCACGCGCGCGCCCTCAGGTCAGCCGCTTCTTGCGCTTGATCTCGTCCATCACGCGCTGGTACTCGATCTCGAAGCTCGCGGTGCCCTCCTGGAGGTTCTTGATCTTCGAGCGGACCTCCTGGTCCAGCTCGCCCTCCAGATCGAGGTGGCGCCGCATGATCTTCGTCATCTTCTTCCGGAGCACGATGTCGTCCGAGAAGACCTCCTCCACGTTCTGGCTGTGGAAGAGCATGGTGAGGAGCTGCTCGAGCACGTACGGCAGCATCTCGTCACCGATCGGGACCTGCCGCTCCCGCGCCACCATCGACTTCATCTTGCCGAGCTGGCTGTAGGGCAGACCGCGGATCTCCATCCGGTTCTTGGCCTCCTCGAGGATCTCGCGATCCTGCCGGAGGTACTCCTTCATCACCGCCTCGATGTCGAGCTTGACCTCGGCGTGGTCACCGACCTCGATGTCCTGATCCTTGACCAGGGTGCCGATGATCTCGTCGGCGATGACGGGAACTTTTCCGCTGTAGAGTCGCATTCCGTCCTTCGGTCCGGCCGGCGGGGGACGAGGGCCGGCGAGAGCGAGCGAAGGCTAGCTCGGAAGCTCGCGCAGATCCACGGAGTTTCAGCCCTCCGCGCCCTGCTCCAGGCGGCGCTCCATGCGGCTGATCAGCTCGGCCCAGCCCTCGCGATCGATGATGCGATTGAACTGGCTCCGGTAGTTCTGGACCATGCTGACCCCGTCGGTGGTGACGTCGACCACGCGCCAGTCGCCGCCCGACTGGACCATGGCGTAGGCGATCTCCACCGGCGGCTGTCGGCGCTGCGCGCGGGAGCGGGCGCTGGTGGTCACGACGGTGCGATCGCCGCGGGCCTGCTCGCCCTCGTAGCTCACCTCGTAGTCGAGGATCCGCTCCAGGTTGGTCTCGTAGTTGCGCTCGACGAGCTGGCGCAGCAGCGAGACGAAGCGCTCTCGCTCCTCGGGCGTCTGGGCCTCCCAGTGCTCGCCCAGGGCTTGCCGCGAGAGGGCCTCGTAGTCGATCAGCTCGTTGAGGAGCCGGGTCAGCCGCTGCGAGCGCCGGGCGTTGGCCGGCGTGCGCAGGATCCGGTTGACCTCCTCGTGACGCCGCTCGAGGTAGGCGCGGGCGCCGCCCTGGGCCGACGCGAGCGGGGCGGCGGCGAGCGCCGGCACGAGGAGGAGCAAGGCGAGGAGGGGGGCGAGGGTCGGTCGGAGCGTGCGCATGTTGTCCTTCGTCGGGCCTTCGACGCGCGTGCGGCGTCGGTATTCGCCACCAAACGGGAGACGAACCGTGGGACCCGGACGGCTCATTCGCAAGGCGGTTGCCACGCGTGAACGAGCCGGTCGGCGCTCGTGCGCTCGAGGTTGGCCAGCGCCGCGTTGTAGTCGTGGATCGCCTTGAGGTGCCCGAAGCGCGCGCCGAAGTACGCCCGGGCCGCGTCCACCAGGTCGCGCGCCTCGACGGTGCCCACGTCCCGGCCCTGCGCCGCGGCGATGAACCAGCGGCGCGCCGAGCGGCGCCCTCGGCCCCAGGCCTCGACCTGCCGCTGGGCGGCCTGCGCCGACTCGTAGGCCTCCGACACCTCCAGCTCGAGCCCACGGGAGGCTTCCCGCGAGCGCTCGCGCGTGTCGTCGAGCAGGGCGGACGCGCGGTCCACGCGGTGCACGTTGCCCCAGAGATCGAGCGACCAGCGCAGCACGAGCCCCGCCTGGATGGAGGTGTAGTTCGCCTGGTCGATGACGAAGGGGTTGCCCTGATCGGTGATGCCCGGCGCGTAGGTGGTGCCGAAGCGGTAGGCGAGGGCGAGGTCGGGGAAGAAGCCGGCCTGCGCGACGTCGAGCCCCGCCTGGCGCGCGCGGACCGCGGCCTCGAGCATCCGCACCTCGGGGCGCCGCTCGGTCGCCTGCGCGACGTAGTGGGCGCGCGGCTCCAGCTCGACCTCCACGGGCTCGATCGGGCAGGGCGGGATCCGGAAGTGTCGGACCCCGGTCAAGATCACCAGCGCCTGTCGCGTCGTCTGCTCCAGCCGGATCGCGTCGGCCTCCCGGGCCTCGATCTCGGCCAGCGCCGTCGCGAGGCGGTACTGATCGAGCTCGTTCACCTCCGCGTCGCCCTCGGCGATCTGCGCCTCGAGCCGCTCCGCCGCCTCGCGGATGGCGGGCAGGCCCTCGTCGAACATCTGCCGCAGATCGAGCGCGAGCTGGAGCCCGAAGTAGGCCCGGCGCACGTCGTAGCGGAGCTGCTGGCGGACCCGGGTGCGATCGGCCTCGGCCGCCCGGACCCCCGCCCGCGCCGCGTCGCGCGCCGCGGGGAGCTTGCCGAAGGTCCAGAGCGGGATGATCCCCTCGATGGAGAAGCCGAGCACGGGCTGCCACGGGTTGTCGATGGGGAGCTGCGGGTCGGGGCTGAAGATGGGGCTGCCGCGGACCTCGGGGGCGAGCGAGACCCCGGCCGTGATCCAGGACTGGAAGAAGGGCGAGACCCAGGCCTCGTCGAGCTGCGCCCGCGCGGCGCGGATCCGCGCCTGGGCGGCGCTCATGCCGGGGTAGGTCCGCTCGGCGCGCTGCACGAGCTGCGTCACGTTCAGGACCGGCGGCTCGCCTTCCTCCTCCGCGGCTGCCTCGTCCGCTCGCTGCGCGGCGAGCGGGGCGCAGAGCAGCACCGAAGTCACCGAGAGCAGACATGCCAGGCAGGGGCGCCGCACGGGGCCGGTGGTAGCACATGGTGGGCAGGCCGGCAGCGCGCTAAGCCCCGGGATGGATCCGAAGGCCCACCGCCGCTTCCTCGACTACATCGACAAGTACGTCTACTTCGGCGGGTCCGACCTCCCCAAGCTGACCCGGGACCAGTGGGAGAAGCTGACCGCGGAGCGCGGGCCGCTCGAGGTCAAGGCCGCCGCGGACGAGCTGGACGCGGATGAGCTCCGCCGCCTGCGCGCCATCCGCCGCCTCCTGCTCGTGGACTGACGGTCCGTCAGCCCTGGTGGAAACCCGAGCCTTGCGGGATGTCGCCCTTGTCGGTGAGCGCGGTCAGGAGCTTGGCCGTCGCGCACAGGTTGCCGTCGACCGAGACCTGGCCCGCCACCTTCCAGATGTTGGAGCGGCGCTGCACGACCTCTACCTCGACGTCCATGCGGTCGCCGGGGATCACGGGGCGACGGAACTTGGCTTCCTCGACACCGAGGAAGTACATGACCTTCTGGGCGTTGTCGTAGGGGTCGGACGCGTAGGCGAGCACGCCGGTGAGCTGCGCCATGGCCTCGAGGATGAGGCCGCCGGGGAAGATGGGCGCGCCCGGAAAGTGCCCGGGGAAGAAGGGCTCGTTGTAGGTGACGCACTTCACCGCCTTGGCGCTCTGGCGCGGCGCGAGCTCCGTGACGCGGTCGATGAGCACGAACGGCGCGCGGTGAGGGAGGATGCGCAGGATGCGGTTGATGTCGAAGTCCATCGCGCGCTCATCATCCCACGGGCTCACGGCCCTGGGGAAGAGATCGCCCGGGCCGTCAATCGCGCCGCGATCGCCTCGATGAGGAGCGCGTTGCCCCGCGCGTTGACGTGGCAGCACCAGTCCTCGTACACGCGCTCCTGGGTCTGACGGTAGATCCCCGTCAGGTCCTCGAAGGCGACGCCGTGCTCGCGCTCGAGCCGCGCCCCCTCGGCCTGCAGCGCCGGGTAGCCGGCCGGCACGACCCGCGCGAGGCTGTCGCTGACGCGCGTCTCGGCCTCCTCGTCGTCGGTGAACGGCTTGCTCTCGGGCACGTACTGGTTGGGCTGCAGGAAGAGCGCGAAGGCCGCCCCGTCGCGCGTCGCCTGCTCGGCCATTCGCTGGTTGGAGCGGGCCCACGTCGAGGCGAGCTCCCGCACGAGCGGCCCGAGATCGCGCGCGTGATCCCCGAAGTCCTCGGTCGGTCCGCGCTGCCCGTAGCTCTGGTGATCCCGGCTCGAGAGGGTGGCGAGCCGCTCCTGCAGCGTGCCGAGGCGGGCCGCGTCGCGCTCGTCGAGGGTCCACCAGACGAGGTTCGCGGTCGGCGACCACCCCAGGCCGCTGTCGTTCATCCAGCGCGCGCGCGCACGCCGCGCCTCGCTCAGCAGGGTCGCCTCGCCCGCGGCCGCGAGGTAGTCGGGCCCCTCCGCGCTCGACGCCATGAAGGCGCGCCAGTTGTACGGATAGGCCGTGTGAACCCCGTGGTACTGGTGGTTCGCGCCCGCGCCCGCGATCTCGTTGAAGCCGTCGAGCTCGATCACGAGGTCGAACGCGTAGCCGCGCAGCGCGAGCCACTCGAGCGAGAACAGCGACTGCGGCTGCTTCCAGGAGGGCGTCGCGGCCACCACCAGCACGATCTGGCGGCCCGGGGCCAGGGGCTGGAGCGCGTCGCGCAGCGCCTCGTGGTGGTCGCTGCCCATGAGGAACGCGACCGACCCGCCGAAGAGCCCGACCACGTAGCGCTCGGGGCCGCGCGCGGGCGGCACGTCGTCCGCGCCCCAGACGCTGGTGCCGTCCGGGGTCAGCCAGGACTCGACCGTCGGGTCGAGCACGTAGCCGACGTAGGGGTGCGTGGCCCACTTGGCGTGGGTGTCCTCCCGGTCGGCCCGCGGCAGCGTGACCTCACCCAGCTCGCGCGCGGCGATCTCGGCCCGGGTCTCGGCCAGCGCGCCCGGCGACATGGGCTCGCCGCGGCGCACCCAGTACAGCCCGAAGGCCGCCGCCTCGACGAAGACGATCCCCGCGAGCGCCGCGACGACGTGTCGCGCCCAGCGGCGCTTCGGGGGTGGGGCCTCGCTCACCGCGACGAGCTTAGCCGCCCGCGAGCGTCGATCAGAAGAACTGACCGATGGTGAACTGGAAGTCGATCTCGCTCTCGCGGAGCTCCGCGCGACGGTCGAGCGGGATGCCCCACTCGAAGCGGAGCGGACCCAGCGGGCTCACCCAGCGGATGCCGAAGCCGACGCTCGTGCGGAGGTCGAAGGGGTTCACGGTGCACGGGTCGTTCGCGCTGCTGCCGACGAGAGAGGAGGGCGCGTCGCAGAACTGGCCGTTGAGGTTCCAGGCGTTGCCGCCGTCGTGGAAGACCACGCCGCGGATGCCGACCTCCTGCACGATCGGGAACTCGATCTCGAGGTTGTAGAAGAACTGCATGTTGCCGCCGATCGGCACGCCGATGTCGGAGGCAGCCACGTTCGGGTCGCGGTCGCGGCCGATGCCGAGGCGGGGGCCGAGGCTGTTCAGCGGGAACCCGCGCACGTTGAAGATGCCGCCGAGGAAGTAGCGCTCGTAGACCGGCACGCCCGTGTCGCGGCGTGAGGTCACGAGGCCGCCGACCGCGCGCGCGCGGAAGACGACGCCCTCGAGGATCGGGTAGTAGACGCGCGTGTCGACGCTGTGGCGGATGTACGTGTTCTGGGCCTCGGAGCCTAGGTACTCGTCGGAGATCTCGGCCGAGTAGCTCGCGTAGAAGCCCTCGGTCGGGAAGAGCCGGTTGTTCCGGCCGTCCCACGTCACCGTCAGGCGCAGCGAGTTCGTCAGCCCGGCGCGGAAGAGGTTGCGGAGCGGCAGCTGCGGGAAGAGCTGCTGGACCTGCTGGTTGGTCGCCGTCGCGCCGAAGAGACCCTGGGTCGCGGCGCCGATCTCGACGTAGTCCGCGCGGAACTGCGCGAAGAAGCGGAGCCGGTAGTCGCCCAGGGGGTGACCGACGGTGAGGCTGCCGCCGGTGGAGTCCCGCGTGAAGAAGCTCAGCTGGCGGACGGTCTTGAAGAGATCGAAGCCGAAGGTCCACTCGGTGTCGAAGAAGTACGGCTCGAGGAACTGGATCTGCACCAGCTGGCGGATGCCGCTGAGCTGGAGCTGCAGGCTGAGGGACTGGCCGTTGCCGAAGAGGTTCTGCTGCTGGACCTGGCCGGTCAGGATGAAGTTCTCGATCGAGCTGAAGCCGGCGCCGACCTGGAAGGTGCCCGTCGCGCGCTCGCCGACCTCGATGTAGACGACGAGGCGATCGGGGGCCGAGCCCTCCTCCTCGCTGAGCTCCACGCGCTCGAAGTACCCGAGCGCCTGGATGCGCGCGCGGCTCTGCTCGGCGTCGCTCTGGCTGTAGAGCTGACCTTCGACGAGCTGCACCTCGCGACGGATCACGCTGTCGCGCGTCTTGGTGTTGCCGCGGATCTCGATCCGCTCGACGCGCACCGGAGGGCCGCGGCGGATCACGATCGCGACGTGCACGACGCGCCGCTCCATGTCGAGGTCGGTCTCCGGCGCGATGTCGACGGCCGCGAAGCCCTCGTCCCGATAGCGCCGGGTGATGTTCATGAGGCTCTGCGCGATCTGCGTGCGGTTGAACCACTCGCCCGGGTTCGCGGTGACCATCTCGCGCAGCTCGCGACGCCCGCCCAGCGGCTCGACGCGGGCGCCCTCGTCGTCGACCTCGCGCACCACCAGGCGGCCGATGCGGAAGCGCGGGCCCTCCTCGATGGGGATCGTGACGTCGATGTACGTGCGGTCCGCGCTCAGGTCGATCCGCGGGGTACCGACACGCATCGCGAGGTAGCCGCGATCGTAATAGAAGGCCTGGAGGCGGGTCGTGTCCTCCTCGAAGTGCGCGCGGTTGAAGCGGTCGTCGTTCGAGATGAAGGAGAAGAAGCCGCTCTGGCGCGTGCGCATCACGCTCTGGAGCTCGCCGTCCGCCAGGTGGCGGTTGCCGACGAAGCGCACCCGGCGGACCGTGACGCGCTCGCCCTCGTCGACCTGGAAGACCACGTCGACCTGGTTGTTCTCCATCCGGCGCAGCCGATAGCTGACGCGGGCCAGGAAGAAGCCCTCCTCGGCGTACTTGTCGCGGATCGCGGTGACCTGCTCGCGCACGGTCGGGACCGAGAGGATGCCGCCCTCGGTCAGGTCCACGACCTCCACGAGGTCGGCCTGCTCGACGTTGTCGTTGCCCTCGAAGGTGATCCGCCCGATCGCGGGCCGCTCGCGGACG contains:
- the radA gene encoding DNA repair protein RadA translates to MAKAKKSKSVFFCTDCGADTPRWLGKCPSCGAWNTLTEEKVRPAPKGASRAVPRGIAPRSPAQPLSDVRPEDAARRSCGIGELDRVLGGGVVAGSAILLGGDPGIGKSTLLMQALTGLATEDGPALYISGEESAAQIALRARRLAVDTRHVLVQATTDLEEVEDSIAKEKPGVVVIDSVQTLRSGSLESVAGSVSQIREVASRLIEIAKREGTTLFLIGHVTKEGMLAGPKVLEHLVDTVLAFEGDTSGAFRLVRANKNRFGAAHEVGVFEMVQDGLREVPDPSALFLAERPERAAGSVVVPTAEGSRPLLVELQALLASAVYGSARRVVSGVDSSRVAILLAVLDKKAGIHALDQDVFVSVTGGARIDERAAELPLALAMVSSLRERALPQELVAFGEVGLAGEVRAVPRAGQRLQEAKKLGFTRAILPAGNLDRLNGDAPKGMKLIGVRTLAEALERAF
- the bamA gene encoding outer membrane protein assembly factor BamA, translating into MNHWLRTGSLFFALLAGSLVVSAGARAQEEEDPDAEIEEAGEEADADPEIESETEAEADADAEAEEAPEEEEAPEEPEEEEEAYEPVEDEEEGLDVPRTLCHGRRVRRIRIRGNRRVSDDDVTATIRLRPGSTCRDSAVARDAQALWNQGFYDDIVVEAEERGSDRIDLTFRVRERPAIGRITFEGNDNVEQADLVEVVDLTEGGILSVPTVREQVTAIRDKYAEEGFFLARVSYRLRRMENNQVDVVFQVDEGERVTVRRVRFVGNRHLADGELQSVMRTRQSGFFSFISNDDRFNRAHFEEDTTRLQAFYYDRGYLAMRVGTPRIDLSADRTYIDVTIPIEEGPRFRIGRLVVREVDDEGARVEPLGGRRELREMVTANPGEWFNRTQIAQSLMNITRRYRDEGFAAVDIAPETDLDMERRVVHVAIVIRRGPPVRVERIEIRGNTKTRDSVIRREVQLVEGQLYSQSDAEQSRARIQALGYFERVELSEEEGSAPDRLVVYIEVGERATGTFQVGAGFSSIENFILTGQVQQQNLFGNGQSLSLQLQLSGIRQLVQIQFLEPYFFDTEWTFGFDLFKTVRQLSFFTRDSTGGSLTVGHPLGDYRLRFFAQFRADYVEIGAATQGLFGATATNQQVQQLFPQLPLRNLFRAGLTNSLRLTVTWDGRNNRLFPTEGFYASYSAEISDEYLGSEAQNTYIRHSVDTRVYYPILEGVVFRARAVGGLVTSRRDTGVPVYERYFLGGIFNVRGFPLNSLGPRLGIGRDRDPNVAASDIGVPIGGNMQFFYNLEIEFPIVQEVGIRGVVFHDGGNAWNLNGQFCDAPSSLVGSSANDPCTVNPFDLRTSVGFGIRWVSPLGPLRFEWGIPLDRRAELRESEIDFQFTIGQFF
- a CDS encoding TolC family protein, producing MTSVLLCAPLAAQRADEAAAEEEGEPPVLNVTQLVQRAERTYPGMSAAQARIRAARAQLDEAWVSPFFQSWITAGVSLAPEVRGSPIFSPDPQLPIDNPWQPVLGFSIEGIIPLWTFGKLPAARDAARAGVRAAEADRTRVRQQLRYDVRRAYFGLQLALDLRQMFDEGLPAIREAAERLEAQIAEGDAEVNELDQYRLATALAEIEAREADAIRLEQTTRQALVILTGVRHFRIPPCPIEPVEVELEPRAHYVAQATERRPEVRMLEAAVRARQAGLDVAQAGFFPDLALAYRFGTTYAPGITDQGNPFVIDQANYTSIQAGLVLRWSLDLWGNVHRVDRASALLDDTRERSREASRGLELEVSEAYESAQAAQRQVEAWGRGRRSARRWFIAAAQGRDVGTVEARDLVDAARAYFGARFGHLKAIHDYNAALANLERTSADRLVHAWQPPCE
- the fabZ gene encoding 3-hydroxyacyl-ACP dehydratase FabZ; translation: MDFDINRILRILPHRAPFVLIDRVTELAPRQSAKAVKCVTYNEPFFPGHFPGAPIFPGGLILEAMAQLTGVLAYASDPYDNAQKVMYFLGVEEAKFRRPVIPGDRMDVEVEVVQRRSNIWKVAGQVSVDGNLCATAKLLTALTDKGDIPQGSGFHQG
- the gmk gene encoding guanylate kinase, producing the protein MEEPLLLMLCSPSGAGKSTLTRHLLATFDDVMFSVSHTTRAPRQGEQDGTHYHFVERAVFESMREEGRFAEHAVVHQNLYGTSLDELERARREGKTGIIFDIDVQGARQIKARLPSAIGVFILPPSMAELERRLRGRGTDADAVIARRLDKARDEIEHYAFFDYLVMNDDLERAKDTVAAIVTAERTRRTRLAEAAEALLR
- a CDS encoding carbon starvation protein A, whose amino-acid sequence is MAALATLAVLACFALGYRFYARWIGRRIYQIDEDIETPAHALEDGRDFVPTDKHILFGHHFTSIAGAAPIIGPCVAAYWGWLPALLWVVLGTLFMGAVHDFGALVASVREKGRSIGDIAGGVISGRARLMFLCFVLVLVWLVLAVFAMAIAGLFVSQPAAVLPINIEIVIAVAIGWLLYRKKMKALVPSLIALALLYLFVWLGTLFPLDLQDLGLSRQGAERTWIVALFAYSAVASLLPVWLLLQPRDYINSHQLFVGLALLFGGLFVAHPHFDAPAVRVFDESTPPLFPLLFVTIACGAISGFHGLVASGTSSKQLSKLGHARYVGFGGMIGEGTLALASTMAAVAGVGMVTACALPGQGEVTDLSWAVYYDSWAHAGANKAAAFVLGGGAFLEALGLPTGLARTLMAVLVISFAATTLDTATRIQRLILGELGAALKLRPLENPYIATALAVLPAAALAFVDVTDPGSGQTRQAGWVLWPIFGASNQLLAALTLMVLALYFAARKRPVLPLVIPMIFVTAVALLALVAKLRDFLAQGNAPLAGLAILMLALAVWMLFEGLAALRRARAASGPPSG
- a CDS encoding YicC/YloC family endoribonuclease produces the protein MSDASTAPKEAGGIRSMTGHGVGEAPLGQGRVLVEIRAVNHRYLDVRVKLPTDVAEHGGAVEERVRRSLRRGRVEVQARLQGDVCGPPALDVDRARAAFGQLSALRDELRPGEPVPLSLLSCVPDLFSASGEKDHEAASEALALATDAACEEVWTMRGREGEALAADLSGHLDALLAQLASVQARVPEMVDGYRQRLRGRIERLLEDGDVSLDPGRLEHEVALFADRADIAEEIARLSSHAAQMRALLRGEDETAGKRLDFLLQEMTRETNTIGSKSADAALAQSVVEMKAAVSRMREQAQNIL
- a CDS encoding DUF507 family protein; translated protein: MRLYSGKVPVIADEIIGTLVKDQDIEVGDHAEVKLDIEAVMKEYLRQDREILEEAKNRMEIRGLPYSQLGKMKSMVARERQVPIGDEMLPYVLEQLLTMLFHSQNVEEVFSDDIVLRKKMTKIMRRHLDLEGELDQEVRSKIKNLQEGTASFEIEYQRVMDEIKRKKRLT
- a CDS encoding ABC transporter substrate-binding protein, with the translated sequence MRTLRPTLAPLLALLLLVPALAAAPLASAQGGARAYLERRHEEVNRILRTPANARRSQRLTRLLNELIDYEALSRQALGEHWEAQTPEERERFVSLLRQLVERNYETNLERILDYEVSYEGEQARGDRTVVTTSARSRAQRRQPPVEIAYAMVQSGGDWRVVDVTTDGVSMVQNYRSQFNRIIDREGWAELISRMERRLEQGAEG